The Dehalogenimonas sp. 4OHTPN genome window below encodes:
- a CDS encoding HD domain-containing phosphohydrolase, with protein sequence MAQPVKKDIIIVASHEEAARQQISAKLIMAGLRCLTASSSAETIELIYHRDVALVLLEAAMPGRSGLQVLQEITAVSPDTAVVTMLDGRDREAAVRCLDLGAADYLVKPANLEETLLKTRRILDWRQLVMQHREYKTTLEQRVSERTRDLIQTVAKMKSAAVDTLVRLARAAEYKDEDTGSHIQRMSRYTALVAERMGLADDYVESLLYAATMHDIGKIGIPDSILLKPGKLTDEEWSVMKQHTVIGARILDGAEAEIVKLGAAIAISHHEKWNGSGYPFGFKGEEIPLPGRIAAIADVFDSLTSKRAYRKDDFTADETFKIIEQSVGVQFDPAVFAAFKAAWPDIRAEHQRFRTLEASRASSQIDTAVLS encoded by the coding sequence ATGGCGCAACCGGTTAAGAAGGATATCATCATCGTGGCGTCTCACGAAGAGGCGGCGCGCCAGCAAATTTCGGCTAAACTGATCATGGCGGGACTCCGGTGCCTGACCGCGTCCAGCAGCGCCGAAACGATCGAACTCATCTACCACCGGGATGTGGCTCTGGTGCTGCTCGAGGCGGCCATGCCCGGCCGGTCCGGGCTCCAGGTCCTCCAGGAGATCACCGCGGTCAGCCCGGACACGGCGGTGGTGACGATGCTCGACGGGCGGGACCGGGAGGCGGCCGTCCGCTGCCTGGACCTGGGCGCCGCCGACTACCTGGTCAAACCGGCGAATCTGGAGGAGACGCTCTTGAAAACCCGGCGCATCCTGGATTGGCGGCAGCTGGTGATGCAGCACCGCGAATACAAGACGACGCTGGAGCAGCGGGTGAGCGAGCGAACCCGGGACCTGATCCAGACGGTGGCCAAGATGAAATCCGCGGCCGTCGATACCCTGGTGCGGCTGGCCCGGGCCGCCGAGTACAAGGACGAAGACACCGGCAGCCACATCCAGCGGATGAGCCGCTATACCGCCCTGGTGGCCGAGAGAATGGGGTTGGCCGACGACTACGTTGAGTCACTGCTGTATGCCGCCACCATGCACGATATCGGCAAGATCGGCATCCCCGACAGCATCCTGCTCAAACCAGGCAAACTGACCGACGAGGAGTGGTCGGTAATGAAGCAGCACACCGTCATCGGGGCGCGCATCCTCGACGGCGCCGAGGCCGAAATCGTGAAGCTGGGGGCGGCCATCGCCATCAGCCACCATGAAAAATGGAACGGCAGCGGCTATCCCTTCGGCTTCAAAGGCGAGGAAATCCCGCTGCCCGGGCGCATCGCCGCCATCGCCGACGTTTTCGACTCACTGACTTCCAAACGCGCCTACCGCAAAGACGATTTCACCGCCGACGAGACGTTCAAGATTATTGAACAGAGCGTCGGCGTCCAGTTCGATCCGGCGGTCTTCGCCGCCTTCAAGGCCGCCTGGCCGGATATCAGGGCGGAACACCAGCGGTTCCGCACCCTGGAAGCCAGCCGGGCATCGTCCCAAATTGACACCGCTGTGCTTTCGTGA
- a CDS encoding NifU family protein has translation MLEKVKTVLDKIRPSLQADGGDVQLVEVKEKEGIVKVKLTGACAGCPMSQMTLKNGIERILKREVPEVKEVVAA, from the coding sequence ATGCTGGAAAAGGTCAAGACAGTCCTGGACAAGATCCGCCCGTCTCTGCAGGCTGACGGCGGCGACGTTCAACTGGTCGAGGTTAAAGAAAAAGAAGGCATCGTCAAGGTCAAACTCACCGGCGCCTGCGCCGGCTGCCCGATGTCCCAGATGACCCTTAAAAACGGCATCGAGCGCATTCTGAAGCGCGAGGTTCCGGAAGTCAAAGAGGTGGTGGCCGCCTGA
- a CDS encoding bifunctional (p)ppGpp synthetase/guanosine-3',5'-bis(diphosphate) 3'-pyrophosphohydrolase codes for MAFYAILGHWPYYGKQVEVTALLEATARYLPWEKVEQIRSAYDFAAKAHEGQTRKSGEPFIEHPLSVALILAELQLDATAVKAALLHDVPEDSAIPLTKIEELFGKDVGKLVDGVTKLAKLSLAAPGETRFSGNTTYERQAENLRKMLVAMAEDLRVVFIKLADRLHNMRTLDAMPPEKQKDTARETLEIYAPLAHRLGIWEIKWQLEDLAFRFLEPQHYKSLARLLASKRAQREEFIGKVIDVLRSEFDKVGIKAEITGRAKHIYSLHQKAEKYALQGRHFDEIYDLLAIRVLVVSVNECYTALGAVHNLWHPIPGSFDDYIANPKPNGYQSLHTAVLSMSATPLEIQIRTYEMHRLAEYGVAAHWRYKEGDKAAPKSEDRISWLRQLADWHRDLAGAEEFLESVKTDIFNDQVFVFTPGGEIKDLPKGATPLDFAYRVHTELGHRCVGAKVNGKLVGLDYRLRNGEVVEIVTTKKDKGPSRDWLNPNLGYVKTSHAITKIRQWFKKQERTENIEKGRELLEKEFRHLGLKIPDFKTLAHQNNCENIDEFLAAVGYGGLSAHSIALSQVAAAEAPHPVEAAAPAAPARADSSGVSVMGIGDVLTKIAGCCRPLPGEDIIGYVTRSQGVTIHRADCHNVLKEEEPERLIRVEWGRQDQFYPTRLQVLAWDRVGLVRDISTLIADEKVNISNMTVAESPDRVTSITLDIETKGLTQLARLISKMEGVKGVTSINRLGEDSKSRQSA; via the coding sequence ATGGCTTTTTACGCTATACTTGGCCACTGGCCGTATTATGGTAAACAAGTGGAAGTAACCGCTCTTTTAGAGGCTACCGCCCGATACCTGCCGTGGGAGAAGGTCGAGCAAATAAGATCGGCCTATGACTTCGCGGCCAAAGCCCACGAGGGCCAGACCCGGAAAAGCGGCGAACCGTTCATCGAGCACCCCCTGTCTGTCGCCCTTATCCTGGCTGAGCTCCAGCTCGATGCCACCGCAGTTAAAGCCGCCCTGCTCCACGATGTCCCGGAGGACTCGGCCATCCCGCTCACGAAGATCGAGGAGCTTTTCGGCAAGGACGTCGGCAAGCTGGTGGACGGCGTTACCAAACTGGCCAAGCTGTCGCTGGCCGCCCCCGGCGAGACCAGATTCTCCGGCAACACCACCTACGAGCGCCAGGCGGAGAACCTCCGGAAGATGCTGGTAGCCATGGCCGAGGATCTCAGGGTCGTCTTTATCAAGCTGGCCGACCGGCTGCACAACATGCGCACCCTGGACGCCATGCCGCCGGAGAAGCAGAAGGACACCGCCCGGGAAACGCTGGAAATCTATGCCCCGCTGGCTCATCGCCTGGGCATCTGGGAGATCAAGTGGCAGCTGGAGGACCTGGCCTTCCGCTTCCTGGAGCCGCAGCATTATAAGAGCCTGGCGCGGCTGCTGGCCTCCAAGCGCGCCCAGCGTGAAGAGTTTATCGGCAAGGTCATTGACGTGCTGCGGTCGGAATTCGATAAAGTCGGCATCAAGGCGGAGATCACCGGCCGGGCCAAACATATCTACTCCCTGCACCAGAAGGCCGAAAAATACGCCCTTCAGGGTCGTCACTTCGATGAGATTTATGACCTGCTGGCTATCCGTGTGCTGGTTGTCTCGGTAAACGAATGCTATACCGCCCTGGGCGCCGTTCACAACCTGTGGCACCCCATCCCCGGCTCTTTCGACGATTATATCGCCAACCCCAAGCCTAACGGCTACCAGTCGCTGCACACCGCCGTGCTGTCCATGTCCGCCACGCCGCTGGAGATCCAGATCCGGACCTATGAAATGCACCGGCTGGCGGAGTACGGCGTAGCCGCCCACTGGCGCTATAAGGAGGGCGACAAAGCCGCCCCCAAATCGGAAGACCGCATCTCCTGGCTGCGCCAGTTGGCTGACTGGCACCGCGACCTGGCCGGCGCCGAGGAGTTTTTAGAGTCGGTCAAGACCGACATTTTCAATGACCAGGTTTTCGTCTTTACTCCCGGCGGCGAAATCAAAGACCTGCCCAAGGGGGCGACGCCGCTGGATTTCGCCTACCGCGTCCATACCGAACTGGGCCACCGCTGCGTCGGCGCCAAGGTTAACGGCAAACTGGTCGGCCTGGACTACCGGCTCCGTAACGGCGAAGTGGTGGAGATCGTCACCACCAAGAAGGACAAGGGGCCGTCGCGTGACTGGCTCAATCCCAACCTGGGCTATGTCAAAACCAGCCACGCCATCACCAAAATCCGCCAGTGGTTCAAGAAACAGGAGCGCACCGAAAATATTGAAAAAGGCCGGGAACTGCTGGAGAAAGAGTTCCGCCACCTGGGACTAAAGATCCCCGATTTCAAAACCCTGGCTCACCAGAACAACTGCGAGAACATCGATGAATTTTTAGCCGCTGTCGGCTACGGCGGGTTGTCGGCGCACTCCATCGCCCTGTCGCAGGTAGCCGCCGCCGAGGCGCCGCACCCGGTCGAAGCCGCCGCGCCGGCGGCGCCGGCCAGGGCTGATAGTTCCGGCGTGTCGGTCATGGGCATCGGCGACGTGCTGACCAAGATCGCTGGCTGCTGTCGGCCGCTGCCCGGCGAGGACATCATCGGCTATGTCACCCGCTCACAGGGGGTGACCATCCACCGCGCCGACTGCCATAACGTGCTGAAAGAGGAAGAACCGGAGCGGCTGATCCGGGTGGAGTGGGGCCGCCAGGACCAGTTCTATCCCACCAGGCTGCAGGTGCTGGCCTGGGACAGGGTCGGCCTGGTGCGGGACATCTCAACCCTCATCGCTGATGAGAAAGTCAACATTTCCAACATGACGGTGGCCGAAAGCCCGGACCGGGTGACCTCCATCACCCTGGACATTGAAACCAAAGGCCTGACCCAGCTGGCGCGGCTCATCTCCAAGATGGAAGGCGTCAAGGGCGTCACCTCCATCAACCGCCTGGGCGAGGACTCCAAATCCCGGCAGTCGGCATGA
- the tsaA gene encoding tRNA (N6-threonylcarbamoyladenosine(37)-N6)-methyltransferase TrmO, with protein sequence MEELKMELRTIGRVKSPVIDNPANGFDWREVVSEIEIEPALEEGLDSLTDFSHIMITWWMHRAVDPSKKALKVYPRGRKDLPPVGVFASRSPYRPNSLGRATVRLLERRGSTLVVHGLDAIDGTPVLDIKPFIPGYDSPLEGVFAPEWATRHQRKS encoded by the coding sequence TTGGAAGAACTTAAAATGGAACTACGGACTATCGGCCGGGTGAAAAGCCCGGTTATCGACAATCCGGCCAATGGTTTCGACTGGCGGGAGGTAGTGTCGGAGATCGAGATCGAACCCGCCCTGGAAGAAGGTCTGGACAGCCTGACCGATTTCTCCCACATCATGATCACCTGGTGGATGCATCGGGCGGTGGACCCATCAAAGAAAGCGCTCAAGGTCTATCCAAGGGGCCGCAAAGACCTGCCGCCGGTAGGCGTCTTCGCTTCCCGCAGCCCTTACCGGCCCAACTCGCTGGGACGGGCGACGGTCAGGCTGCTCGAACGGCGCGGCTCCACTCTGGTTGTCCACGGGCTGGATGCCATTGACGGCACGCCGGTGCTGGACATCAAGCCCTTCATTCCCGGCTATGACTCTCCGCTGGAAGGAGTATTTGCCCCGGAATGGGCGACGCGTCACCAGCGGAAAAGCTGA
- a CDS encoding endonuclease III domain-containing protein has protein sequence MGDASPAEKLKAVYRLLLERYGPQRWWPGETPFEVMTGAVLTQSAAWGNVEKAIGNLKAAGKLSAAALRDIPAADLAVLIYPSGYYNAKARKLKALVEWLGNYGDDLSRLDRRDSQGLREELLGVHGIGPETADSILLYALGRPIFVIDAYTRRLYPRLGIKPDRDTYDSWQRLFMANLPHEAASFNEYHALIVRHGKESCRKKPRCRDCCLSELCPAFSP, from the coding sequence ATGGGCGACGCGTCACCAGCGGAAAAGCTGAAAGCGGTTTACCGCTTGCTGCTCGAGCGCTACGGGCCTCAGCGGTGGTGGCCGGGGGAAACACCTTTCGAGGTCATGACCGGGGCGGTGCTTACCCAATCCGCCGCCTGGGGCAACGTCGAGAAAGCTATTGGCAACCTGAAAGCGGCCGGCAAACTATCAGCCGCGGCGCTCAGAGACATCCCCGCCGCCGACCTGGCCGTATTGATCTACCCGTCCGGCTACTATAACGCCAAAGCCAGGAAGCTGAAAGCCCTCGTCGAGTGGCTGGGGAACTACGGCGACGACCTGTCGAGGCTGGACAGGCGGGATTCCCAAGGTTTGAGAGAAGAATTACTCGGGGTTCACGGCATCGGGCCGGAGACGGCGGACTCCATCCTGCTTTACGCCCTGGGGCGGCCGATCTTCGTTATCGACGCCTATACCCGGCGCCTGTATCCTCGCCTGGGCATCAAGCCTGACAGGGACACTTACGACTCCTGGCAGCGGTTGTTCATGGCTAACCTGCCGCATGAGGCGGCCTCATTTAACGAATACCACGCCTTGATCGTCCGGCACGGCAAGGAGAGCTGCCGGAAAAAGCCGCGGTGCCGGGACTGCTGCCTTTCCGAGTTGTGCCCGGCCTTCAGCCCGTAA
- a CDS encoding PAS domain-containing protein, with protein sequence MLQTVNASTLIALLETLPLDLTFMDAAGRIVWFSAHRIFNRPPDIIGRDVRECHQPSSWAAIDKMVTDFKSGRRDSEEHLVEKSDGRRIRIRYLAVRSPSGEYLGLVEMAELVTG encoded by the coding sequence ATGCTGCAAACGGTTAACGCCTCAACTCTGATTGCGCTGCTCGAGACACTGCCGCTGGACCTGACTTTCATGGACGCCGCTGGCCGCATCGTGTGGTTTTCGGCTCACCGCATCTTCAACCGGCCGCCGGACATCATCGGCAGGGACGTCAGGGAATGCCATCAGCCGTCAAGCTGGGCGGCCATAGATAAAATGGTAACGGACTTCAAGTCCGGCCGCCGAGACTCGGAGGAGCACCTGGTGGAAAAGAGTGACGGGCGCCGGATCCGTATACGCTACCTGGCGGTGCGCAGCCCGTCCGGGGAATACCTCGGCCTGGTGGAAATGGCGGAACTGGTTACGGGCTGA
- a CDS encoding head GIN domain-containing protein, which yields MARKEYDFSGFTEVEARNALKVEIKRADTYSVAAEADEEVLNDIKLTVAAGRLTAKLEARWGHLGLLFKGSPTPKVLITMPALQAVELAAASRGEITGFAGGSLFKVELAGASKLSGDVTCGQLEIEAGAASHVELTGKADSAAVELSGASNANLEKMSVGGAKVKLGGASTAAINLAGKLDAQVTGASSLRWLGTPSMGDIKITGASSFSRK from the coding sequence ATGGCCCGAAAAGAATACGATTTCTCCGGATTTACCGAGGTCGAGGCGCGCAACGCCTTAAAAGTTGAAATTAAACGCGCCGACACTTATTCGGTTGCCGCCGAGGCGGACGAAGAGGTTCTGAACGATATTAAATTGACCGTCGCCGCGGGCCGGTTGACCGCCAAATTGGAAGCCCGCTGGGGACACCTGGGACTCCTGTTCAAGGGATCGCCAACGCCCAAAGTCCTGATCACCATGCCGGCGCTTCAAGCCGTTGAACTCGCCGCCGCCAGCCGCGGCGAAATTACCGGTTTTGCCGGCGGGAGCCTTTTCAAAGTTGAGCTGGCCGGCGCCTCCAAGTTATCCGGCGATGTTACCTGTGGCCAGCTTGAGATTGAGGCCGGGGCAGCTTCACACGTCGAACTTACAGGTAAAGCCGATTCGGCGGCTGTCGAACTCTCCGGGGCTTCCAATGCCAACCTGGAAAAGATGAGCGTCGGCGGTGCTAAAGTCAAACTTGGCGGCGCCTCCACCGCCGCCATCAACCTCGCCGGAAAGCTCGATGCCCAAGTTACCGGGGCTTCCAGCCTGCGCTGGCTCGGCACGCCGTCGATGGGCGACATCAAAATCACCGGCGCCTCCTCCTTCAGCCGAAAATAA
- a CDS encoding head GIN domain-containing protein: MKKILTLLVTASLAVTAAGCFPFGSIIGRGPVETRTFDLSGFSRVEVSSTFDAEISRGSAFSVTVTTNENIFDYLDLEVNGDTLLVRLKSGSYTVANLDAGITMPDLKALEVSGASEASVSGFNFNHDLDLKVSGASSITVENVKSGNVNIEASGASRVKGSLECGDARLNVSGASNADLSGLGRNLDVTASGASHITLRDFSGAEVKVNFSGASSGTVNASGRLDVQLSGASSLRYFGNPAIGDVNVTGGSSFSKG, from the coding sequence ATGAAAAAGATATTGACCCTTCTGGTGACCGCGTCTCTGGCGGTGACCGCCGCCGGCTGCTTCCCGTTCGGCAGCATCATCGGCCGGGGCCCGGTGGAGACGAGAACCTTTGATTTATCGGGTTTCAGCCGCGTGGAAGTGTCTTCCACCTTTGATGCGGAGATCAGCCGCGGCAGCGCTTTCTCCGTGACGGTGACCACCAACGAGAATATTTTCGATTATCTCGATCTTGAAGTGAACGGCGATACCCTGCTGGTCCGCCTTAAAAGCGGCAGCTATACGGTGGCCAACCTGGATGCCGGCATCACCATGCCCGATCTGAAGGCACTGGAGGTCTCCGGCGCCTCCGAGGCTTCAGTCAGCGGTTTTAATTTCAACCACGACCTGGACCTCAAGGTTTCCGGGGCCAGCAGCATCACCGTGGAGAATGTGAAGAGCGGCAACGTGAATATTGAGGCTTCCGGCGCCTCACGGGTTAAAGGCAGCCTGGAATGCGGCGACGCCCGCCTCAATGTGAGCGGCGCCTCCAACGCCGATTTGTCCGGCCTCGGCAGGAACCTGGACGTGACCGCCTCCGGCGCCTCCCATATCACGCTGCGGGATTTCAGCGGCGCCGAAGTCAAAGTCAATTTCTCCGGCGCTTCATCCGGCACGGTGAACGCCTCCGGCAGGCTGGACGTCCAGCTCTCCGGAGCCTCCTCGCTAAGATATTTCGGCAACCCGGCCATCGGCGACGTCAATGTCACCGGCGGCTCATCCTTCAGCAAGGGCTAA
- a CDS encoding folylpolyglutamate synthase/dihydrofolate synthase family protein — translation MRPEYHAALLWLYGFVDYEAVQRPRDDSRYDLRRVRLLLERLGDPHLKAKTVHIAGSKGKGSTAAMIFSALREAGYRTGLYTSPHLIETYERFKINGRFIGEDELIAGIERLKPIVEAIKAESRYGALTTFEIMTALAFDFFAANNVEWQVIEVGLGGRLDATNVVEPDLCVITTIALEHTEVLGDTLGQIASEKAGIIKTGVPVVSALQAPEAMQVIEEICRQKGAALLAVDPNKTAPSQYRGGRQVFSVNGRLNRYDISLPLLGTFQRINCAAAVAALETLAERGVPGLDKMIIERGLGKAQWPGRFQVLDKDPIIIADGGHNPAAAAELAASLDAYFGGRDLLAHPAVLVIGASADKNVGGMAEVLTPLFDEVIVTRTRHPRAMEPRILGRAFEALGKKVNYTSTTAEALVLGVKMAGAGGLVCVTGSLFAVGETLELWQAGEAKA, via the coding sequence ATGCGACCCGAATACCACGCCGCTCTGCTCTGGCTTTACGGTTTCGTCGATTATGAAGCCGTCCAGCGGCCGCGCGACGACTCCCGCTATGACCTGCGCCGGGTGCGGCTGCTGCTGGAGCGGCTGGGAGACCCCCACCTTAAAGCCAAAACAGTCCATATCGCCGGCAGCAAAGGCAAGGGTTCCACGGCGGCCATGATATTTTCTGCGCTCAGGGAAGCCGGCTACCGGACAGGGCTGTATACCTCTCCCCACCTCATCGAGACTTACGAACGTTTTAAGATCAACGGCAGGTTCATCGGCGAGGACGAACTCATCGCCGGGATCGAACGGCTGAAGCCAATCGTCGAGGCCATCAAAGCCGAAAGCCGCTACGGCGCGCTGACCACCTTCGAGATCATGACGGCGCTGGCCTTCGATTTTTTTGCCGCGAACAACGTAGAATGGCAGGTCATCGAGGTCGGCCTGGGCGGCCGGCTGGACGCCACCAACGTCGTCGAGCCTGACCTGTGCGTCATCACCACCATCGCCCTAGAGCACACCGAGGTGCTGGGCGATACGCTGGGGCAAATCGCTTCCGAGAAGGCGGGCATCATCAAGACCGGCGTTCCGGTTGTCTCGGCACTCCAGGCTCCGGAGGCAATGCAGGTTATCGAGGAAATATGCCGGCAAAAGGGTGCTGCCCTGCTGGCGGTCGATCCAAATAAAACGGCGCCATCGCAATACCGCGGCGGGCGGCAGGTGTTTTCTGTTAACGGCCGGCTCAACCGCTACGACATTTCCCTGCCCCTTCTGGGGACATTCCAGCGGATCAACTGCGCGGCGGCGGTAGCGGCGCTGGAGACGCTGGCCGAGCGGGGGGTGCCAGGTCTCGATAAAATGATCATCGAGCGCGGCCTGGGTAAAGCCCAATGGCCAGGCAGGTTCCAGGTGCTGGACAAAGATCCGATCATCATCGCCGACGGCGGCCACAATCCGGCTGCGGCGGCGGAACTCGCCGCCTCGCTTGATGCCTATTTCGGCGGCCGGGATCTCCTGGCGCACCCGGCGGTACTGGTCATCGGGGCATCCGCCGATAAAAACGTCGGCGGCATGGCGGAGGTGCTGACGCCGTTGTTCGACGAGGTAATCGTCACCCGAACCCGCCACCCGCGGGCCATGGAGCCTCGGATACTGGGCCGGGCTTTTGAGGCGTTGGGCAAAAAGGTCAACTATACCTCAACCACCGCCGAGGCCCTGGTGCTGGGCGTTAAAATGGCCGGCGCCGGCGGTCTGGTATGCGTCACCGGCTCTCTTTTCGCCGTCGGTGAAACGCTGGAACTCTGGCAGGCCGGAGAAGCAAAGGCCTGA